One Serpentinicella alkaliphila DNA segment encodes these proteins:
- a CDS encoding DUF362 domain-containing protein yields the protein MSYVIKDTCISCGACEPECPVDVISAGDSIYVIDEDGCIDCGACANVCPVDAPVPN from the coding sequence ATGTCTTATGTAATAAAAGACACTTGCATTAGTTGTGGTGCTTGTGAGCCAGAATGTCCAGTTGATGTTATTTCAGCAGGAGATAGTATTTATGTAATCGACGAAGATGGTTGTATCGATTGTGGCGCATGTGCTAATGTATGCCCTGTTGACGCACCTGTTCCGAATTAG
- a CDS encoding DUF362 domain-containing protein: protein MAFVIKDACISCGACQPECPVDVIAPGDGIYVIDENGCIDCGACASVCPVDAIHQA from the coding sequence ATGGCTTTTGTTATTAAAGATGCCTGTATTAGCTGTGGAGCATGTCAACCTGAGTGTCCAGTAGATGTAATCGCTCCAGGAGACGGAATTTACGTGATTGATGAGAACGGATGTATTGACTGTGGAGCTTGCGCAAGCGTTTGTCCAGTTGATGCAATTCACCAAGCGTAA